The Clostridiales bacterium genome contains the following window.
CAGAAACCTATCCCATATCTGGAAGCTGATCCTCCCGACCGTCTTAAACAGCTTGCAATAAAGCTCCGGATCATCAACCGAAATGTAACAGAGATCCATATAGCCGACCACGTCCTGCACAGCTTCAAAAATCCCATTGCCCACACCGCCGATGGCCTTCATGCCTTCGGGCATTGTCCTTCGCAGCGCATCAAAGTATTTTCCATACATATTGAAATATCTATCGGGTACCTCATCCCAGGGATATTTTTCATAGTCCTCCATGGTATTGATTACACCCTTTATATGTCCGCCAAGAGACCCGCTGCCAGGCATCGCCGGTCCTATACAGCATTCAAATGATACGGTGTCATAGCCCATCCTTAGGAAAAATCCACAATAATTGTGGAAATACTCCTCTATGTCCGAATCTGTACCATATAAAAGTTTTCTGAATTTCTTATTAAGTACCCTTTCCATTATCTCGTCCGATATGATGTGTTCATACAGCGGCAGCCTTTTAGTCTCAATATTTTTTGCGGCATCTTCTATATTATGATAATCAGGCTTAAATGTATTCATAAAAAGACCTTCCTCTATAATCTTAAAATTTCTCCTAATCTGTTATGAATACATTTTAATTCCATTCATAGATTAAATCAACATGAATTTGGGAGGCACATCCTATCTTTCCAATATATCCAATCAAGCTCATATATATTATCCTTTCAGCAGTATCCGCAAGCCCCCATTCGCGATGAATTTGTGATGGTTATGATATCCTCATCATATTTCCCTCACACAGTTTTCGCATAGGTATGTATAATCTCCCCATCTTCATCACCTCCGAAAAATTCAAACCCATCGCTGTCCATAATCTTATCATAGGATGTACTTTCTATAAAGCTGATCTTTTTTTGTTGACAGCTAAATTTTTCAGTGGTATTATATCTGTAATCAAATATTAAACGGCAAAGGCGTCGTAATTTATTCAATGAAGAGGTGAATATTTTACGGCTTTTTTATTGTTTAAATCGAGGCAATGGGGTCCGGTGTGTTACTCCATGGCTTTTTTTATTCTATAAGGCAGGTGCATAGTATTGGGTAAAATTGTTATAACAGTAAACCCCGAAGATATTGAAGATGTAAAGAGTGCCCTTTACAGACAGGGCATAAACTCCATGACGATTACAGCAGTTTTAGTAAAAAACGAAAGCGTCCGGAAAAATAAAGGCACACAGAAGTCAATTCCCGACATTATATCTGCCTACAAAATAGAAGTAATATCGGATAAGTTATTTACAAGGAAGGATGTGCCGCCCATTCTTAGCATAAACTCTGGAACAAAAGGAATGATATTGATCAACAAAAGATTTTACCCATATGACAGATTTACATCTTTTTAAATTTAAAAGCACATGAAAAATTCACAATTTTTTCATGTGCTTTTAAATTAGACTGTTTTACTTGACCAATATCAGCTCATAATCCTGCTTTCCAAGGCCTATCTCTTCACCGTGCTCAAGCCCGGCCCTCCAGTCGGTATTCGAATGTATGTGGGTGAATTTATCCTCGCCCTCTCTATAACGGTTATCCGAAAGCACGGAACCCTTCAGGGCAGGAGCCTTGTTCACAAGATCCACACACGCTTTATCGAGGGCAACAGGATCAAATGAAGCCGCAATGCCAATATTGGGGATAATAGCATAATCGTTGGACGGGGAACAGTCGCAATCGGGTGAAACATCCATTATGAAATTAATATGGAAATTCGGCTTATCCTTTATTACGGCATATGCATATTCCGCCACTTTTTCCGTTGCCGTGTCAGCCGATTCGTTCCACACGACCTGAGCCCCATTGAACTGGCATACCGCAACGCATTGTCCGCAACCTATGCATTTGCTGTAATCAATGGAAGCCTTTTTGTTCTCATCAAAGCTTATAGCTTTTTGGGAACAATTTTTTATACAAAGACCGCAACTCCTGCAGTTTTCCTTATCTATCCTCGGCTGCGAGGCAGAATGGATTTCGAGTTTTCCGCCTCTTGACGCGCAGCCCATCCCGAGATTCTTTAATGTTCCCCCGAATCCCGTCATCTCATGGCCTTTAAAATGGCTCATCGATATCAATACATCCGCATCTGCGATAGCCGCACCGATTTTGGCGGTCTTGCAATATTTAAGATTTATTCCGATCTCTCTATAATCAGTACCTTTTAAGCCGTCTGCAATAATTATATTGCATCCTACTGTAAGAGGCGTAAAACCATTCTCAGCCGCAGACTGCAGGTGATCAAGGGCATTCGACCTTCTCCCTGTGTAAAGGGTATTTGAGTCAGTCAGAAAAGGCATACCCCCAAGGCTCTTTATTATGCTCACCATCTTTGCGGCATAGTTTGGCCTTATAAATGCCATGTTGCCTGGTTCTCCAAAATGAATTTTAATGGCGACGAATTTATTGCTAAAATCTATTTTCTCTATACCTGCCCTTTTGACAAGCCTTTCGAGCTTGTCTAAAAGATTATAATTCGGTCTTGTTTTTAAATCAGTAAAATAAACTTTTGATTTTTCCAAAAAAATACCCCCTTATGATTCGCTGTTATATTTATCATATGAGCCTGTTCCTCTATATTTCCTGTTCACCATATTTATCTATATAACAGCACTGAATACTTATATATACAGTATAACTTTTTTTAAGGGAGCTTTAAAGTACGGTTAGTGGGTCATATGGAAGCCGTCATTTTTTTTAGCCAGCTTTTTTGTTTCTCATCCAGATAAGGGCTCAGCGTATGATAGACGTTGTTATGGTAATTATTGATCCAATCGATCTCATCCTTGTCCAGCAGGGACGCGTCAATAGCTCTTATATCGATGGGGCAGCATGTCAGCATTTCAAAGCGATAGAACTGCCCTGCATCCTCATCTAGTTTGTCCTTAATTACCACTACGGTATTTTCCGTTCGGATTCCGTATCTGTTTTCTTTATATACACCCGGTTCTATTGTTACCAACATACCCGGTTCAAAGGGCACATCCTTGCCGAATCCCTGAGGGCCTTCATGAACGCTCAGGCAGAATCCGACGCCATGTCCCGAGCCGCATTTATAGTTCATGTGATATTTCCACAGTGGCTGCCTCACTAAGGCATCCAGGGATCTGCCGCTGGAACCTTTAAGAAATATCGCCGTTGCCATATCGATATTGGCCTTTAATACTAAAGTAAAATCCCTTCTCTGTTCCTCGGTTATCTTTCCCAATACCATTGTCCTGGTGACATCGGTAGTACCGCTTAAATACTGGCCTCCGCTGTCTACCAGCAGAAAGCCTTCCGGTTTCAATACGGAATAATGTTCCGGTTTGGCCATATAATGCATCATTGCAGCATTTGCATTGTACCCAGCTATGGTAGCAAATGACGCTCCCAAGCAATGTTCCTGTTTCATTCGGAATTCCAGCAGCTTTTCCGCCACATCAAGCTCGGTGATCTCATTTACTCCGATATTGGTATCCAACCAGTACAGGAAATTAACCATGGCAACGCCGTCTTTGATATAGGTTTTCTTGAAATTCTGTATTTCAACAGGATTTTTCACAGCTTTTAGCATGGCGATGATATCATCTTTATCCACTATTTTGGCGCCTTTCACGGCAGCATAGATGGCATAACTGTTTTTCTTAGTGTCCAATAGTATGCTGCTTTTGGCGGAAAGGCCTGCAAGATCATGGAAAACTTCTCCATAATCTTTGACGGAAACATCATTTTCCTTTAAATAGGACTTTACCTCATCCGCCAGTTTGTTTTGATCAACAAACCAGATTACAGAATCCCTTGATATCAAAAGATAGGATAAAATAACAGGGATATAGGTTACGTCGTTTCCACGCACGTTCAGAAGCCAGGCTATGGAATCAGGAGCAGAAATAATGTAATGATCCACCTTGTTTTTATCCATTCGGGCCAGCACCTGTGCCAGCTTTTCCTTGAAAGAGTACCCGGCAAAAGCTACATCATGGAGAAATGCCTTATCCGCCGGTATAGATGGTCTTCCTTCTGTCCAGATCTCGCTTGCCAAATCTATATCGTTCTTAATGAAGATCCCCATTTTCTCGAAGCTCTTTTTCATCTTAAGTACATCTGCACATGGGAATACCCTACCATCAAATCCGACTCGCTGGCCTTGCGACAGATTTTGCTCTATAAACTCCATATAATCGGGAATGCCTTCCTCCATCTTGTAGAGCTCAAATTCGCTGTCCCGGATCTGTCTCGCCGCTTGAATGTAGTAACGCCCGTCGGTCCAAAGAATGGCTTTGTCCAAAGTGACAACCACAGTCCCTGCAGAACCGGTAAATCCTGATATCCACTCTCTGGATTTATAATGATCCGGAACATATTCATCCAGGTGAGGATCCGCGCTCGGTATGATATAAGCATGGATGGCCTTTGCCCGCATATTTTTTCTTAACAGTTTTAGTTTTTCGTTTACATTCATTTAAAAGACTCCTCTCTGTACGATACAATCTATAACTTTATCATTCTTTTTTTGTGAGTATTACTCTTTTTCAAAATACAATCTATAGAACTTACAAAACCTGAATCCGGCGAATGAGTGTTCAAAATAACATAAGCAATATTACGAATCGAAATTACTCTAATCATTCCTGAATTTTTTTGAATTTGTTGGGAACGGTTATCTCCAATAACCTGACGACGCCATTGGTATTGTTCTCCCAATTGTGCATTTCTTCTGAATGTACATGAAGACAGTCTCCGGGATAAAGATCATACTTTTGGCTTTTGTAATAATATGTCAATATGCCTTCTATTATATAAATGAACTCCTCTCCCTCATGCGTGTATAGCTTGACCTTTTCACGCGTTTTACGTGGCAATATCTCTATCAGCCTGGGAAACATATCCTTATCGCTCAGGTTTTTTGAAAGCCTATATTGGATAAAGTTATCCTTGTCACTAAGAACGATCTGATATTCGTATCTTCTTACGACAGGAACTTCGTCCTGATCCTTTATATCCGGGAAGAAATAATTGATACTGACCCCCAATACTGAAGCTATGTTAAACAAAGTATCAATAGCCACGCTGGTCATACCGCGCTCTAATTGAGATAGAAAGCCTACCGATAAGCCTGTAAGATCGCTTAGTTGCTTTAGGGTCATATCGCTTTCCATCCTCAACTTTTTGATTTGTGTCCCTATATGTTTTCTTAACATGATAACCTCCTTTTGATACAAATAAGCATGAAAGAGTATTCTCCATACTGCCTCCCTTGCGCAAATGCACAAACAATATAACAGGAATAAAAAGTGATACACTCCCTTCACTGCTTTTGCCAATAACAATTTGGGAAAGGAATCAAGATTGTTGAATCAACGGAACAATTAGCAAAAATAATTCGTCCCTCAGGTTATTGACATTAACCATCCATAATATTAGTATATAGTTAATTAATTCAATTAATTTATACTATATTATAAATTTTAGCTATATTATAGTTGATATTTTATATATTTGTAAATATATCTTTAAATAATATCTTATAAAAATTTTACAAAAAAAGAGGCCATACGATGCAGATAACAAATTCAGACAGAAAAAAACGAGTATCCGCCATTTTATTATTCTTTACTGCTTTGCTATGGAGCACTGGAGGAGTATTCATAAAGCTGATCACTCTGGATCCCGTATCCATAGCTGGTCTTCGATCTTTTTTTGCCTCCATTGTCTTCCTGCCCTTTATCGGAAACCCTTTCAAGATAAAGCTGAACAAGCTCAAATTTTTTTGTTCTCTGATGTTTGCCGGCAATGTTATTTTTCTGGTCGTCGCTACCAAATATACAACGTCGGCCAATGCCATTTTGCTGCAATATACTGCTCCTGTCTATGTGATTCTGCTTTCGGATAAGATTTTGGGCGAAAAAGTTAAGAAAAGCGAGTACTACACGGTATTGGGCGTTCTGGTCGGTATGATAATCTTTGCATTTGACGGCCTAACAAATAAAAACCTGATGGGAAACATATTTGGCATGATGGCAGGTATTTGCTTTGCAGCAGTCATCCTGTCGACAAAAAAAATTCATATGTCATCCCGGACAGCCTCCTCCCTTGAGCCGTTGTTCCTGGGGAACCTTTTAACAGCCTTTTTATGCAGCCCATTCTACTTGAAGGGAAATATAGTCTCCGGTGAACTATGGATGTTGGCGGCTCTTGGCATATTTCAGCTGGGGGTTCCCTATGTTATATATGCTTATGCGTCCAAGTATCTATCAGCCGTTCAGACTTCCCTTATCACCACTCTTGAACCCATATTGAACCCGGTTTGGGTATTCTTGGCAACAAGGGAACAGCCAAGCATGTTATCCCTGGCAGGTGGATTGATCGTTATTGCCTCCATATCGTTCAACTATATGACTGTGAAAAGCAAGCAGGAAAAGAATCAGGCCATATAATATTTTAAGATAACACAAACTTATATTACGAATCGAAGTTAAATATTTCTCCAATTCGCAATATGAAATCAGGCATAAATAGGATTATGTTATTTTGAGCGACGAATGAGTGTTCAAGATAACACAAGCTCATTACGAATCGAAGTTAAATATTTTATAATAATAGAATAATACAGCAAGTTATGCTATACTTTAATGATAAAGTTATGTTTAATAAAAAGATGTAAAATGATTTGCAGTTTATACTATAATATAGGTGAGAGTATTAGCTTAAAACTACGGAGATGATAAAATGAGGTTATGCTCGATATGCAAAAAAAATGTCGCAACTGTATATACGGCTAAAATTGAAAACGGCAAAACCGAAATGATAGGTTTATGCATGGAATGTGCAAGGAAAATGGGCATTCCTGTTGTTGATCAGCTTATGCAACAGGCAGGCATCACACCGGAAGCCTTTGAAAATATAACAGAACAGATGAACAATGTACTGAGTGATATCAATCCCGATGAAATAAACAACAATAATTTTCTGACAAGCCTTATAGGAGGTGTCGCCCAGGTGCCAAAAGGTGATGGAGCTAAAGAGCAAAAACTGCAGAATAGCAGCGAAGGACCGAATATAAAGGAAGAACCGTCAAGCGCTAAAGAAAAAAGTAAAACCTATAAGAAAAAGAGATACCTGGATATGTACGGAACCAACCTGACGCAGAAAGCCATAGATGGTGAAATCGACAGGGTAATAGGCAGAGACAGGGAAATCAACAGGGTGATACAGATATTGAACAGGCGTACAAAAAACAACCCTATACTTTTAGGTGAACCCGGCGTAGGTAAAACGGCAATTGCTGAAGGATTGGCTGTAAGAATAGCCGAAAAGCATGTTCCTGCCAAACTTTTCGATATGGAGGTATATCTTTTAGACCTCACTGCAGTGGTTGCAGGCACACAGTTTAGGGGACAGTTTGAAAGCCGCATGAAATCTATAATAGAAGAAGCACATAAATATGGCAACATAATACTTGTTATCGACGAAGTCCACAATATAATAGGTGCAGGGGAAGCTCAGGGCGGTGCTTTAAATGCCGCAAATATTTTAAAACCTGCGCTTTCAAGGGGCGAAATACAGGTAATCGGCGCCACGACTCTCGATGAGTATAAAAAATATATTGAAAAAGATTCTGCACTAGAACGCAGATTTCAACCTGTCATAGTCGATGAACCTACTGTCGATGAAACAATCGAAATATTAAAGGGAATAAAAAAATATTATGAAGATTACCATAAAGTGAAAATATCGGACGAAGTGGTAGAAGCCGCTGCAAGATTATCCGAAAGGTATATAACCGATAGATACTTGCCTGATAAAGCCATCGATGTAATCGATGAAGCAAGTTCAAAAGCAAATTTGAATAATAAAGGCCTTATAGAACTTAAATCTTTAAATTCAGAGCTTGCTGCAATACAAAATAGAATGCAGAAAGCCGCTAATGATACCGATTATCAAAAGGCCGCCGAATATAAGGCTGTCGAATGCAAATTGCAAAGCAGGATAAGCGAGATACAAAAAGAATGTGATAACGTCCAGCTTACGGTCGACGATATCGCAGATGTCATTGAAGCCTGGACAAAGATCCCTGTTCATACAATAACAGAGAAAGAAACGGATAGGTTACTTACTCTTGAAGATAGGCTCCACAAAAGAGTTATCGGGCAGAATGAGGCTATTAGTTCACTTTCAAGGGCGATCAGGAGAAACCGTTTAGGTTTCAGAAAGAAGAAAAAGCCTTCATCGTTTATATTTGTCGGTCCGACCGGTGTCGGGAAGACCGAGCTTGTTAAAGCTCTGGCATGCGAATTATTCGGAAGCGAAGATGCGATGATAAGGATAGACATGTCCGAGTATATGGAAAAATATACGGTGTCCAAACTGATAGGCGCCCCTCCTGGATATGTAGGGTATGAGGAAGGCGGACAGCTTACCGAAAAAGTAAGGAGGAGGCCATATTCCGTAATACTTTTGGACGAAATTGAAAAGGCCCACCCCGATGTATTTAACATGCTGCTTCAGATACTCGAAGATGGAAGGCTTACTGACAACCAGGGAAGAACCGTCTATTTTGAAAATACCGTTATAGTTATGACATCCAATGCCGGTACGGATTTTAAATCCAATGGTATCGGCTTTACAGGTAATGACTATAATTTGCTCGAGAACCACATAAAAGATTCTTTGAAGGAAACCTTCAGACCTGAATTTCTAAACAGGGTGGACGAAATAATACTCTTCAAGCCCTTAACCAAAGATGAGCTTTATAAGATAATCGACCTTATGCTGAATGAAGTCCGCGGTGAAGTCGGTGAAAAAGGAATAACGATAGAAGTTTCAGACGAAGTCAAGGACTTTATACTGGAAAAAGGTTATGATGAGAAATTCGGTGCAAGGCCTTTAAGGCGTGCCATTCAGAAATATATCGAGGATGAAATCACCGAAGCATTCTTGAGAAAGAAAATACACGAAGGCTCTCTTGTAAAGATAAATTTAGCAGACGGTAAAATCGTGCTTGAATAATGTTTATGAAAGGATCTTCAATTCGTAATTTGAAACCAAGTCCAGGCATAAATAGGATTATGCTATTTTGAACAACGAATGAGCATTATGAAAGCTTTGATAAGTTCTTGGCTTTGCTGCCGAAGAGAATCCTTAGAGCTTTTGATTGTCTGAGCGTAGGCGAGTTTCAAAAGCTCTTGGATTCTTAAGGCTGCCGGCCTTAGAACTTACAAAACTTGAATCTGGCGAATGAGTGCTCAAAATAACACAAACTCATATTGCGAATCGAAGGAAAGGATATTATTTTTAGAAATTAAAACATCTAAAAATAATATCCTTTTTTATGATTTCAAAAACACCGCCACCAGGATGCATATTTTATATCTGAAGAATATTATTCCAATCGCTAAGCTCACAGACTTAATAAAGCTGAGCTTTGGTCTTTAATCCCAAAGATAGGACAAAAGCTATGAAAGCGCCGGCAGCACTCATTGTAAAAATGGGAATGTATCCATATTTTCCGGCGATTATCCCTGCTATATAGAACAAGAATGTATTGGGAAATGTAAGTATATTGGTTATAGTGAGATATACGGGTGCCAGTTTTTCCTCAACTACATCCATAATATAATTTACAAATCCAAGCCAGCATCCTGCATATATGCCATTTAAAAAAGCCATTATGAAAGATGCCGCTGAGAATGCTTTAAGATTAAATCCCGTGATAAGCGGCGCTGCGGCACCTATTAAAAGTCCTACAAGCTGCGAAACCATGACCACATATTTATTCCCTATCCTGCGGCTAAGTTCACCCCAGACATATCCTCCTATAAGCGCTCCTATTATCTGCGAATAAACAAGCATTGAAACCCCCTGGGGCTGCAGTTTAAAATAGTCTTTGCAAAAAAGCACTACAAATGGCGCGATCATCCCTGTAAACCCCGATAGTAACTGAATTATGACGATATTTAAATAATCCTTGTTTGATTTTATATATAAAGGCAATTTCTTGAAATATGAGACTATCTTAATCTCAGCGGAATCAATTTTTCTTTCGTTATCCCTCGCAAAACTCATGCATACGCCGGACATGAATGAAAATATGCCGGCTATCCCGAATATCATGGCAAATCTTGCGCCATCCGATATGTATCGATCATCGAGTATCATTTTTATTACAATTCCGCCGGCTATACCGGCAAGCCCGCTGAACATCTGCTGGTTGCCAAGCAACTTTCCCCTTCTATCGGGCGGTATGGTCCTGTTTAAAAGTACCAACCATGGAGTGTTGATAAAACCCTCGCCTATGTAAATTAACGTATAAATGGCAAAAAAGATCCCTACCGTCAAATAGTGGTCGATATTTAAAAGAAGCACAGGAACCATCAAGAATATAATAGGCCTGGATATAAACATAACTTTTGTCAAATATCCCGGCATATTTTTGATCCTGTCGATAAAAGGACCTATCATTATCTGCGGTATGAAAAATATCGTATTTTTTATAGTCATTGAAAGCCCTGTAAGCGCAAGGCTTCCTGTATATGAAACGATGAAAAGGGGTATAATCGAGGTCGCATCCATAAAAGTCTGGGCACAAAAAAAGCAAACCCCTTCGCAGGTCATAAATATAAAATTTCTTTTGGCTATACTGATCCTGTCCATATGATACCTCACTAAAACTATTTTTATCCAATCCTTGCTTATTTTACATCAGCCTGCCGGCTAATCTTTCATAATAGCCGCACAACACCTTCTATTTTATATTCAGTCGCCATATAAATCAACATTTTAAAAAAGGCTGTCTCAAAATAAAAAAACAATACAATATATCGAGCGCCTTGAATTTGTGAAGTCAATATATTGTATATAAAATTTATTTTGAGACAGTCTCAACTATTTATATTATCCCTTCAATTGTCATGAAAAGGCTCTTCACAAAGGCATGTTCCTTATTTGAAACTGCGATTCGCAATTTGAAATAAGACATAAATAAAATTTGTGTTATTTAAAAGGATTCTCATCTTTATAAAGCATTGCAGGCGGCTGGTTAAATGATATATCATCTACGCCGAGCATCTTAACTGCAGAAAACAATATCTTTCCCGCATGCTTAAATGCTATTCCTGCATGATGAGGATATCTTTTGGCAATAAGCACATGCCTGTAAAATCTAGCCATTTCTTTCACCGCAAAAATACCTATTCCTCCAAAAGAATTAGGGTCGACATCTATCACCCGGCCTTCTGCGACATAGCTTCGAAGAATACAGTCGGCAGTGCTCTGAAGCCTGAAAAGCGTAATGTCACCCGGCATTATGGCTCCTTCCAACGTTCCTCTTGTTATGTCAGGCTCTTTATCAGGCTCAAGGGACCTGTGCATTATGAGCTGGTATTTCATTGAAGCATATTTCATATGGCACATTGAAGTATTTCCGCAGTGAAATCCCATAAATAAATCATTCAATTTGTAACCCTTGAACTTTTCCTTATTCCTTGAATACATACCTTCGGGTACGGTATTGTTTATATCCAGAAGCCCCGCAGATATATTTGTCGCACAATTAATGATATATTCGCTCAAAGCTCCGTATATATCGACTTCGCATGATACAGGAATGCCCTCGGCAGTCAGCCTTGAATTTACATAGCACGGCACGAAGCCAAACTGAGTCTGAAATGCCGGCCAGCACTTGTTGGCAAATATTGCATACTCTGACGCCCCAATATTGTCTTTCATCCAATCTTTCAGTGTAACTTCATACTGGGCAAGCTTAGTAAGTATTCCCGGATAAGCATTGCCTTGGCCGAGTTCCTTTGCCATTTCCGTTGTAATTTCAGGTATTCTCTCATCATTTGCATGTTTATTGAATGATTCAAACAAATCCAGCTCTGAATTTTCCATTATTTCGACTCCAAGATCATACAGTGGCTTTATGGGCGCATTGCAGGCCAAAAAATCCTGCGGTCTCGGTCCAAAGCTGAATATCTTGAGATTCCTGACACCTATCACGACTCTTGCGATATCTTTGAAATCCCCTATCATATCTGCTATTTCCCTGTCAGTTCCGACGGGATATTCAGGTATGTATGGATTTAATTTTCTAAGCCCTAGATTGTACGATGCATTAAGCATCCCACAGAATGCATCTCCTCTTCCGTCATAAAGGTTGTCCCCATTTTCTTCGGCTGCCGCTGCATACATCACAGGGCCTTCAAATCTTTGCGCTATTATAGTTTCAGGGCCCTCAGGTCCAAAATTCCCGAGATATACGACAAGGGCATTTACTCCGTTTTCCCTTATCTCATCCAGTGCATTTAAAACATGTTTTTCATTTTCTATTATAGTTTTTACCTCATATATGTCTATTCCTTTATCAACACAAGCCTTTACAACTCTCTCTCTTCTTTTTTGGCTGAGCTCCATAGGGAAACAATCT
Protein-coding sequences here:
- a CDS encoding helix-turn-helix domain-containing protein, with protein sequence MLRKHIGTQIKKLRMESDMTLKQLSDLTGLSVGFLSQLERGMTSVAIDTLFNIASVLGVSINYFFPDIKDQDEVPVVRRYEYQIVLSDKDNFIQYRLSKNLSDKDMFPRLIEILPRKTREKVKLYTHEGEEFIYIIEGILTYYYKSQKYDLYPGDCLHVHSEEMHNWENNTNGVVRLLEITVPNKFKKIQE
- a CDS encoding ATP-dependent Clp protease ATP-binding subunit — translated: MRLCSICKKNVATVYTAKIENGKTEMIGLCMECARKMGIPVVDQLMQQAGITPEAFENITEQMNNVLSDINPDEINNNNFLTSLIGGVAQVPKGDGAKEQKLQNSSEGPNIKEEPSSAKEKSKTYKKKRYLDMYGTNLTQKAIDGEIDRVIGRDREINRVIQILNRRTKNNPILLGEPGVGKTAIAEGLAVRIAEKHVPAKLFDMEVYLLDLTAVVAGTQFRGQFESRMKSIIEEAHKYGNIILVIDEVHNIIGAGEAQGGALNAANILKPALSRGEIQVIGATTLDEYKKYIEKDSALERRFQPVIVDEPTVDETIEILKGIKKYYEDYHKVKISDEVVEAAARLSERYITDRYLPDKAIDVIDEASSKANLNNKGLIELKSLNSELAAIQNRMQKAANDTDYQKAAEYKAVECKLQSRISEIQKECDNVQLTVDDIADVIEAWTKIPVHTITEKETDRLLTLEDRLHKRVIGQNEAISSLSRAIRRNRLGFRKKKKPSSFIFVGPTGVGKTELVKALACELFGSEDAMIRIDMSEYMEKYTVSKLIGAPPGYVGYEEGGQLTEKVRRRPYSVILLDEIEKAHPDVFNMLLQILEDGRLTDNQGRTVYFENTVIVMTSNAGTDFKSNGIGFTGNDYNLLENHIKDSLKETFRPEFLNRVDEIILFKPLTKDELYKIIDLMLNEVRGEVGEKGITIEVSDEVKDFILEKGYDEKFGARPLRRAIQKYIEDEITEAFLRKKIHEGSLVKINLADGKIVLE
- a CDS encoding DUF362 domain-containing protein codes for the protein MEKSKVYFTDLKTRPNYNLLDKLERLVKRAGIEKIDFSNKFVAIKIHFGEPGNMAFIRPNYAAKMVSIIKSLGGMPFLTDSNTLYTGRRSNALDHLQSAAENGFTPLTVGCNIIIADGLKGTDYREIGINLKYCKTAKIGAAIADADVLISMSHFKGHEMTGFGGTLKNLGMGCASRGGKLEIHSASQPRIDKENCRSCGLCIKNCSQKAISFDENKKASIDYSKCIGCGQCVAVCQFNGAQVVWNESADTATEKVAEYAYAVIKDKPNFHINFIMDVSPDCDCSPSNDYAIIPNIGIAASFDPVALDKACVDLVNKAPALKGSVLSDNRYREGEDKFTHIHSNTDWRAGLEHGEEIGLGKQDYELILVK
- a CDS encoding MFS transporter yields the protein MDRISIAKRNFIFMTCEGVCFFCAQTFMDATSIIPLFIVSYTGSLALTGLSMTIKNTIFFIPQIMIGPFIDRIKNMPGYLTKVMFISRPIIFLMVPVLLLNIDHYLTVGIFFAIYTLIYIGEGFINTPWLVLLNRTIPPDRRGKLLGNQQMFSGLAGIAGGIVIKMILDDRYISDGARFAMIFGIAGIFSFMSGVCMSFARDNERKIDSAEIKIVSYFKKLPLYIKSNKDYLNIVIIQLLSGFTGMIAPFVVLFCKDYFKLQPQGVSMLVYSQIIGALIGGYVWGELSRRIGNKYVVMVSQLVGLLIGAAAPLITGFNLKAFSAASFIMAFLNGIYAGCWLGFVNYIMDVVEEKLAPVYLTITNILTFPNTFLFYIAGIIAGKYGYIPIFTMSAAGAFIAFVLSLGLKTKAQLY
- a CDS encoding uroporphyrinogen decarboxylase family protein gives rise to the protein MNTFKPDYHNIEDAAKNIETKRLPLYEHIISDEIMERVLNKKFRKLLYGTDSDIEEYFHNYCGFFLRMGYDTVSFECCIGPAMPGSGSLGGHIKGVINTMEDYEKYPWDEVPDRYFNMYGKYFDALRRTMPEGMKAIGGVGNGIFEAVQDVVGYMDLCYISVDDPELYCKLFKTVGRISFQIWDRFLRKYGDMFCVCRFGDDLGFKNTTLISAKDIRTHIIPEYKKIINLVHKYNKPFLLHSCGCIFDVMDDLIEAGIDAKHSNEDQIALFPVWVEKYGDRIGNFGGIDTDAVCRLSKPEMKKYIYDVIEKCKGHGGFAFASGNSIPNYVPVENYLNMVEIVREYRGDFK
- a CDS encoding aminopeptidase P family protein is translated as MNVNEKLKLLRKNMRAKAIHAYIIPSADPHLDEYVPDHYKSREWISGFTGSAGTVVVTLDKAILWTDGRYYIQAARQIRDSEFELYKMEEGIPDYMEFIEQNLSQGQRVGFDGRVFPCADVLKMKKSFEKMGIFIKNDIDLASEIWTEGRPSIPADKAFLHDVAFAGYSFKEKLAQVLARMDKNKVDHYIISAPDSIAWLLNVRGNDVTYIPVILSYLLISRDSVIWFVDQNKLADEVKSYLKENDVSVKDYGEVFHDLAGLSAKSSILLDTKKNSYAIYAAVKGAKIVDKDDIIAMLKAVKNPVEIQNFKKTYIKDGVAMVNFLYWLDTNIGVNEITELDVAEKLLEFRMKQEHCLGASFATIAGYNANAAMMHYMAKPEHYSVLKPEGFLLVDSGGQYLSGTTDVTRTMVLGKITEEQRRDFTLVLKANIDMATAIFLKGSSGRSLDALVRQPLWKYHMNYKCGSGHGVGFCLSVHEGPQGFGKDVPFEPGMLVTIEPGVYKENRYGIRTENTVVVIKDKLDEDAGQFYRFEMLTCCPIDIRAIDASLLDKDEIDWINNYHNNVYHTLSPYLDEKQKSWLKKMTASI
- a CDS encoding DMT family transporter, producing the protein MQITNSDRKKRVSAILLFFTALLWSTGGVFIKLITLDPVSIAGLRSFFASIVFLPFIGNPFKIKLNKLKFFCSLMFAGNVIFLVVATKYTTSANAILLQYTAPVYVILLSDKILGEKVKKSEYYTVLGVLVGMIIFAFDGLTNKNLMGNIFGMMAGICFAAVILSTKKIHMSSRTASSLEPLFLGNLLTAFLCSPFYLKGNIVSGELWMLAALGIFQLGVPYVIYAYASKYLSAVQTSLITTLEPILNPVWVFLATREQPSMLSLAGGLIVIASISFNYMTVKSKQEKNQAI